GCGAATTCTACCTGCGGCCCCGCTACCTCGCGGGCAAAGCGGCGCAGGCGCTCCGGAACCCGGGCGAGTTCAAGCGGCTTGTCAAGGGCTTTCGCGCCCTGCTGCCGTATCTGGTCAACCCGTCTTTAAAGAGAAGGCCGGCGTCGCAATGCTGACCGCCGCTCTCATTGTTCTGTTCTGGCTGTCGCTGTTTCTGCTCGTCTATTCCTACGCCCTTTACCCGTTGATCCTTTCCTTGTTCGCGAAGCTTTTCGGCAGGCCCGCCCGCACGGATGAAACGGTTTTCCCTTCGGTGGGCGTGGTGGTTCCTGTTTACAATGAAGAAACCGTGGTGAAGCAGAAGGTGGAGAACCTGCTCGCCATGGAGTATCCCGCCGGAAGGCTCAGCGTGTGGGTTGGCTCCGACTGCAGTTCCGACGCGACGCACGACATCGTGAAGGCGATGGCCGACCCGCGCGTGCACCTGTGGGTCGCAGAGAGGCGCGGCGGCAAGACCGAAGTGATCAACAAGCTCGCGCTCCGGGTGGACGCCGACGTGCTCATGTTTACCGATGCGAACACCATGCACCGGCCCGACAGCCTGAAGAAAATGGTCCGCTGGTACGCCGATCCCTCGGTGGGCGGCGTGGGCGGCCATATCGAGCACGTCTGCGCGAACCGGGAGCTCGAGGAGGTGCTCTACCGCTCGTTCGAGTCGCGGCAGAAAATGCTCGAATCGCGGCTCCACAGCACCATCTCCGCGTTCGGCGGGTTTTACTCGGTGCGCAAACAGGCGTTCTCGCCCATCCACTACAATGCCTATTCCAACGACGACGTGATCATTCCCATGAACGTGATACGGCGCGGCTTTCGCATGATCTTCGACCCTGCCGCTGTTTCGGAAGAGGAGACCACCGAAAGCATCAGAATCGAGTTTTCGCGCCGCATCCGCATCGGCGCCGGAAATTTCCAGGCGTTTTCGTGGCTGCTCGATTTTCTGAACCCGCTCAAGGGGTGGCCGTGGTTCTGCTACGTTTCGCACAAGGTGACGCGGTGGTTCTCCCCGTTTTTCATCCTGGGCGCGCTGATCTCCGGCATCCTGCTCGCGCTATTGCACGGCCCGTTTTTCTACACGGTCCTGCTGTTTGCCGGACTGGCCGGTCTCGCGCTCGCGCTTGTCTATTCCTTTGCGCCCATTCCTTTCATCCGTCCCCTGTATTACTTCATTTCCATGAACGCGGCGCTGCTGGCCGGATTCTTCCGCTTCCTGGGAGGCATCAGGAGCGCGGCGTGGTCGCGGACCAGCCGCGGCTCCGAAAAGTAAATTTGGATATCTCTCCTTGCGGAAAATCGTGTTGCAAATAATATTTTTAATAATGAACGTTTGATGATTTCCTCGGCACGAATCAATCCTGTACCATTTGATTTTTGAAAGGGAACAAAGCTATGGAAAAGATGGATTACATGCAGGCAGCGCAGAAGGTGATGGAGCAGATCCGCAGCAAGGGCGGCGCGTTTCTCACGGCACAGGCCGGCGACGCGCTCAACACCATGACCATCGGCTGGGCGTCGCTCGGGTTTTTGTGGGGAAGGCCCATGCTCACGGTCATGGTGCGCAAGACACGCCACACCTTCGGCATCATCGAACGCGCAAAAGACTTCACCGTGTCGGTGCCGCTGTCGGGCATGGCACAACAGCTCGAGTTCTGCGGGACAAAATCGGGCCGCAACCACAAGAAAATCGAGGAGGCCGGCCTTGAGCTCGTGCCCAGCGTCAAGGTGCACACGCCGGTAATTCTCGTGCCCGGGATACAATTTGAATGCAAGATCGTGTATAAGTCGGCGATTGAACCGGGGAATCTGATCGAAGAATACGCGCATTTGTATCCGGAGAAGGATTTTCATACGATGTATTTTGGGGAGATCAAGGAGTGTTATTCGACGAAGGATGAGAAGCAGAAATAAAAATGATTAAAAAAAAATAAAATCTGGTGGGGGAGGCTTCCCCCTCGCTGCGGCCCGGCTGCGCTCCGAATTTATTTCTTCAATATGGTGCCCGAAAACTTGCGCGGCCTTGTTATTGCGGATTTCGGATTGCGGAATTCAAAAACGTTGAGGAATTTTATTTCATTTCGGCAGATTTGGTTTTCAATCCGCAATCCGCATTCCCCAACTCTACAAGTGCTCTCCTTCCCCCGGCACCTCGGGCAGCGGCTGGAAGTTGAAATAGATCTTCACGAACAGGGTGAACGCCTCCTCGAATTTCTTCCCGTACGAGATCTCCTTGTTTCTTCCCGGGTTGTCAAGCTCCTTTTTCTGCCATTCCCTGATCTGGTAGATGAGCTCCTTTGAGATCATGCGGAGCTTGACGAGCTGGTCGGGCTGCGTCTGCCACATCTTGATGCGCTCGTCGGATTTGGGCGAGGTGAGCGAGATGTCGTAGAACGAGTCGGGGATGCAGATGCTCCTGGGCAGGGCATAGGGCGAGTTCCGGGCCGCGCAGTAGAGGTAGTAAAACCCCTTGAGAAAGCGCGGGAAGAACGAGTCGAGGTACAGGAGGCGGTCCCAGCGCTCGTGCTGGAGGTCTTTTTCGAACGTCTCGAGCGTGGGGACAAAGGTCTTGCACACCTTGTTCAGGATGTCGGCCTCGAAATCGGAGATCATGTACGCCTTGTCGGGCGGTTCCCGGTGCACGTTTTTCTGGCGCCCGTCCTTGGTGATCTTGATTTCGTCGTCGTCGATGGGACCGATGAGGACGTAGTATGACTCGTCCTCGGAATTGTCGAACGATACCCGAACCTTCTCGAACTGGTGGGTCAGGTCGTTGTAGGTGACGCTCAGCTTGGCAAGAGGGATGGCGTAGGACGTGCGCTTGCCCTGTGCCTGCGCATTTGTCAATGAGGCCGCCGCCAGCACCGCTATGAGTAGGATCTGAGCAACCACGGTCACCCGCTTCGTGTTTCGGCTCACGCCGTCCGCTCAGCCTGGTTCTCCTCTGCGATCAGCAGGATGCGCGGATCGAGCTTCAAATGCATATCGGCCGCCACCACGGCATCATGGTCTTTCACCAGGTTGAGGTGGATGAAGTCCCCCCGCGGCTCAAGACAGATGAGGATGGCGATGTCGTCGATGTACGGGGCCAGCAGCTTCGGCACGCGCTTGGCGTCGGTCGCGTCCTCCTTGAGGGTGGCGCTGAACCAGAGCTCGAAACCGTTGTCCCGGGCGAACCTCCTGAATTCCCCGAACTCGCCGGCCGTCGCCTTGCCGAAATCGTATCCGTCAACGACGATCGTCTCGACGGAAAAATTCCCCTGTTCGATGAGCGTCCTGACGTTTTTCTCGATTTTCGCGACGGTGACGCTGGCCTGCTCGAAATTCATGACAAGCCTGTTCCTTATTATATCATCATGCACATCCATAGCGCAATCAAGTTTATACCGTTTTGCGATTTCCCGGAAAATGTCCTCGTACCACCGCACGATATGGCCGATGTTGCCGGAGTAGGAAAGGTGGATCACGTGCCTGCCGAGAAACAGCTGATCGGTGGCGATGTGCACGAGGCACGCGGTCTTGCCGAGGCCCTTGCGGGACGCGATCACGCCGATGTTGCCTTTTCCCGCGCCGCCATGCGCCGACTTTTCAAGGATCCGCAGGGGGCTTCTCTTCACCAGTTCTTTCCGTACCATTATCGATTCCTCCGTACCATTTTTTTCTGTATGACTTATTTCAAAATTCACCGCAGAGACCCAGAGATCGTGGAGAAGAAATAGACAAAGTTGGAAGTTGATGATTGAAAGTTGAAAGTTACGAAAAGAACAAAGCGCTCTTAACTTCCAACTTCCAACTTTAAACCATTTTTCTTCTCTGTGTCCTCTGTGTCTCTGTGGCTATTCTTTTTTTCCTGTTACGCCCGTTTCTTCGCCTGTTCTTTGTACTGCTCCATCAGCTCCTCGCATTTTGCCGCGGGCACCTTGCCGTACCGCGCGAACTCCATGGTGAAATTCGCCTTGCCCTGCGTGATGGAGCGCAGCACCGTGGAATACCCGAACATCTCGGCGAGCGGCACCTCTGCGTCCACGCGCGAGAAGTTGTTGTCCTCCGAGGTGCTGACGATGATGCCGCGGCGCTGGTTGATCGACCCGAGCGCGTTGCCCTGGAACTCGGACGGCCCCTCGATGGAGACCTTCATGATGGGTTCCAGGATTTCGGGCCTCGCCTTGTCGTAGGCCTGCCGAAACGCGCCGATCGCGGCGAGCTGGAACGCCATGTCCGATGAGTCAACCGGGTGCGACTGGCCGTCGTTGATGGTGATCTTGACGCCCACGATGGGGAAGCCGATCACGCTGCCCTTGGCAAGGCACGCCTTGAACCCCTTGTCGCACGACGGGATGAACTCGCGCGGGATCACGCCGCCCGTGATCTCGTCGACGAACTCGTAGTCTTTTTCCTGCAGCGGCTCCATGATGCCGGCAACACGGCCGAACTGGCCGCTGCCGCCGGTCTGCTTCTTGTGCGTGTAGTCGAACTCGACGCGCTTGGTGATGGTCTCGCGGTACGCCACTTGCGGCATGCCGGTGACAAGCTCAACGCTGTATTCGCGCTTCATGCGCTCGATGTAGATGTCGAGGTGCAGTTCGCCCATGCCGCGGATGATGGTCTCTTTTGACTCCGGGTCCACGAACGAACGGAAGGTGGGGTCTTCCTTGCAGAACCGGTTGAGCGCCTTTGACATGTTGTCGGCCGATTTCTTGTCCTTGGGCTTGATGGCGAGCGAGATCACCGGGTTGGGCACGTACATTGACGTAAGAGAATAGTTGAGGTTGCCCTGCGAAAAGGTGTCGCCGGAGGCGCAATCGATGCCGAACAGGGCAACGATGTCGCCGCAGGGCGCGAAGCTTATGTCCTCCATGTCGCTGGCATGCATGCGCACGAGCCTGCCGACCTTGAAGCTTTTCCCGCTCCTGCTGTTGGTGAGTTCGTCGCCCTTCTTGAGCGACCCCTGGTAGATGCGGATGTAGGTGAGCTGGCCGTAATGCCCGTCCTCGAGCTTGAACGCCAGCGCCACCGTGGGCTTGTCGTCCTGCGCCGTAAGCGGCGCCTCGGCTTCGTTGTTGTCAAGGTCGAGCGCCGAATACTGCCGGTCGGAGGGCGAAGGAAGATAGTCCACCACAGCGTCGAGCAGGGGCTGCACCCCCTTGTTCTTGTAGGCGGTGCCGACAAACACGGGCGTCAGGTCGAGCGAAAGCGTGCCCTTGCGCACGGCTGCGCGGATCTGATCCGGCGTCTCCCTGCCCTCGAGGAACGCCTCGGCAAGATCGTCGCAGTACATCGACACCGCGTCGATCATCTCCTCGCGGCGCGCCGCAACCTCGTTGGCGAGGTCGGCCGGGATGTCGGCCTCACGCACAGTCTCGCCGTGCTCGCCGTCGAAATAGAGCGCCTTCATGGTGACCAGGTCGACCACGCCCTCGAAACGGTCCTCAAGCCCGATGGGGATCTGCATGAGCACGGCGTTGTGTCCGAGCTTCTCGCACAGGTGCTCCTTCACCCGGTAGGGGTTGGCGCCGGCGCGATCGCACTTGTTGATGAACGCGACCCGCGGCACCTTGTAGCGCTTGAGCTGGCGGTCCACCGTGATGGACTGCGACTGCACGCCGCCCACCGAGCACAGCACGAGCACGGCGCCGTCGAGCACCCGCAGCGCGCGCTCCACCTCGATGGTGAAGTCCACGTGGCCCGGTGTGTCGATGATGTTGATGGAATGCTCGCGCCAGTCGACGTTGGTGGCCGCCGACGCGATGGTGATGCCGCGCTCGCGCTCGAGCTCCATGGAATCCATGGTGGCGCCCACGCCGTCCTTGCCCTTCACCTCGTGGATGGCGTGGATCTTGTTGCAATAGTAAAGAATGCGCTCGGTGAGCGTGGTTTTTCCCGAGTCGATGTGGGCGCTGATGCCGATGTTGCGCATCGATGAAATGCCGGATGCCATAAAAGAGTAACTCCTCAACTGCCGTTGCGTGATTAAAATACTACCATAACGCCGTTATCGCCGGCTTTTTATTTCAAGCTTTTACCGGAAAATCCGTGCGGTGTCGTTGCAAAGGGAGACCAGAACAACTAAGCGGCCGTGATATGTTCGGCGGAAAAAGCGGGAGTAAAATACTTTGTGGTAGAATGAAGGAGGATAATTTGCTTTAACAAGAATTTTTTAATGGGGGAGGTCTCCCCCTCGCTGCGGCCCGGCCGCGCTCCAATATTTTCCTATGATACCGTATCCAAACAGGCGCGGCCGGCCCCTCGCCGCAGGCGACTCGGGCGGTCCGGCAACGAGGCCGATAGGCCGAGCCCGGAAGTGACGACCCTTGGAAGTACCCGAAGGGGTAGAACCGGTGCCGCGACCGGCAGGCGCCCAGAATAAAAACTGGAAGCTAAAATAGCTCTATTCTATTTTAATGAAGGAAACCTTGTCATGAAACTCGCCTATTACATCACCTCGCACGGATACGGCCACGCGTCGCGCGCGGCCGCGATATGCAACCTGCTTTCACCGGAGGCCAGCGTCGTTTTCCGCACCACAGTCCCAAAAAAGTTTTTCGAAGAGGAAGTCAAAGGTCCTTTTGCCCACGTGCCTGCCGAATTCGACTGCGGCTGCTTCCAAACCGACGGGGTAACGGTTGACGTGAAAAAGACCCTGCATGCATATATGGCGATTGCAGACCGCAATGAAGCTTTACTTGACAAGGAAGTGAAATGGTGCCGCGAAAACACCATAGGCCTTATCGCGAGCGATATCGTGCCCTTTGCATTCGACGTGGCGAAAAAGGCCGGCATTCCCTCGGTGGCGGCGACCAATTTCACGTGGCATTCCATTTATGAAGAATACGCGGCCGAACATCCGGAATTCGCGTCCTACCTGGAAAATATTCAGAAACAATATGCATCGGCTGATCTGCTTCTGTCAATGTTCCCCGCAAACGAAATGCCGTACTTCGGAAGAAAAGTCGACACCGGGCCCGTCGGAAGGGCCGGCACCGATATCCGCCAGCGGTTGCTCGCCGATCACGGCATACAGCCGCAGAAGAAAATCGGCGTGATTTACACCGGAAATTTCGGCATGGACGCGGTTTCGTGGCGCCGGCTCGAAACATTCAACGATTGGGAATTTTTCGGGCTGTATCCGCTTCCCGGGGCGCCACGGAATTATCATATGATCTCGAAAGAATCCTACAGGTATCAAGACTGCATCGCCTCGTCGGACGTCATGGTGAGCAAGCTCGGATACGGCACCTGCGCCGAATGCTTCATCAACGGCCTGCCCATCATCTATCTTCCCCGCGAACGCTTTGCGGAATTTCCCGTGCTGCACACTGCGGTGACCGAATGGGGGCATGGTTACCTTTTGTCAAAAGAGGACTACTGCGGCCTGAACTGGGACAGCGCGCTGAAGTTGATTGAGAAACGGGAAAAACCCGCGGCCGTGCTGTCGGGCGGGGCGCTGCGGTGCGCGAGGGAGATGGAGAAACTGGGGAAGTGTGATGCGATGAAATAAGGGCTGGCGCCGACACGTAATACATGTAAAAAACAAAGAAAATCTTGTAATTCAATTTTTCAGCATGTATACTTTGTAATAGGAGGCGTCATTATGATGAGCACGGTTACCACGCGGGGCCAGACCGCAATTCCGGCGGCAATACGCCGTCGTTATAATATAAAACCGAAAAGCCGGATCGAATGGATTGACGACGGTCGCGGCGTTGCCGTGGTTCCGGTTCCTGTTGATCCGGTGCGGACGCTGAAAGGAAAGTACGGCCGGTACAATCTCAGCGGCGCTCTTGCCCGCCTGCGCAGGGAAGAACGGCGACGTGGCGGATAAAACTTTTGTTCTGGATACTTCAGCCTTGCTTGCCTTTGTCCAGAACGAGCCGGGTGCCGGCAGGGTGGATCAAATTCTGAAATCCGGCCGGAAGCGTGAGTCCAATCTTTACGTTTCGTTTGTCTCCCTTGCAGAGTTGTATTACGTTACCTCGCGCGAAATCGGACGTTCCGCCGCCTTGGAACTTATCGCGTATGTTAAATTGCTGCCCGTCACCGTCATCGAATCCGCCGAGCGGCTGACCCTTCAGGCCGGAAGCATCAAGGCGAGTTCACGCCTTTCCCTTGCCGATGCGTTCATCGCCGCCACCGCCGCGCAGGTCGAGGGCGTCTTGGTGCATAAGGACCCTGAATTTGAAAAGATTGGAAATCTTGTTACCCTTGAAAAACTGCCGTATAAAACGCCGGTTCGACGATAATTGATGGCTCGGTTTATTTTTTCTTCCCGGTTCAAATTTTTCTTGATCCTTCCATCCCATGTTTGATAATTTACTAACGAGGTATCACAATGCCCAAGCCGTCCTTTCCATCCGTTGAATATCAACTCCTCAATTCCCTCAAGACTTCTTTAAATTTTACCAAAAGCCCGCGTTATCCCATTCCCATCGGCGACGACGCGGCCATCCTGGTCTGCGGCAAAAATGAAAAACTCATCCTCACCGCCGACACGTTTGTCGAGAATGTGCATTTCAACCTTGCCTTCATGGCGTTGGAACAGGTCGGCTACAAAGCCATGGCGATAAACCTGAGCGACTGCGCGGCCATGGCTGCGACACCGGACAGCGCACTTGTCCAGATCGTGTTTCCTAAAAATCAATCTGTGGGAAAAACGTTGTCCGGTATAAAGAGGGTTTATAAAGGGCTTAATGAAGCATGCCGGAAATGGGATTTTCCCATCATCGGCGGCAACCTTTCGAAAGGCCCGTGCTGGATGATCGACATCACCCTGCTCGGCAGGACAGAAAACAGGAACAGGCTTTTATTGCGGAAAGGCGCCCGGCACGGCGACGGCCTCTGGGTGACGGGGTTCCCCGGTGAAAGCGGCGCGGGGCTTGCGTGTCTCAAAAAATGGGGGAGCGTTAAAAAGGTCCCGGCGGAATATGCGGTGCTCGTGCGCAAGCACCTCCGGCCCGTTCCGAGAATCAAAATCGCGAGGGAACTGGCAAAAGAACGGCATGTCCACGCTCTCATTGACATATCGGACGGCATTTCCAAGGATTCCCGTACGCTGGCGTACGAAAACAATTTGGGCATTTTGCTTGATGACGAGCCCGGCTGCATCTCGGGCCCGATGCGCCGGCTTGCCGGACGTCTGAAAAGAGATTGGCGCGATTGGTATCTGAACGGCGGCGAGGATTATGAGCTCCTGTTTGCCGCTTCGCCGGCGTTTGATCCTTCAAGACTCGCTGTTACAACCGGCGTGCCCGTTTCGCGTATCGGCGTCTTTTCAAAATCTTTCCGAGGTGTTCGGCTGCGAAAAGAAAATAATACATCAGCGCGTCTCAACCTGGGCGGCTGGGACCATCTTCAAAACGCTTGACCCAAAAGACTTGCCGGTGCTAGTTTATTTTATGGGGCGTTTTTCATCCGGTGTAATGTATTTTTTGAGTGGAAAATCTGGAGATCAAATTCTATAATAGATATACCTTTAGGGACATAACCATCGCGGTGCTGAACCTATGATGATGCAGCGACGCCGTAAAAAACTCGGCGAAATCCTTATCGCCCAGGGCATGATCACCAACGAGCAGCTGCTGGAGGCGCTGCAGGTGCACAAGCGCACGGGCGTGAGCCTGGGAACCGTGCTTGTCAACCTCGGATACATCAGCGACGACGACCTGACCGGCGTGCTCGGGGCGCAGATACAATTCGACCAGCGCAAACGCCTCGGCGAATTGCTTATCGACCAAGGCCTCATCAACGACGAAAAGCTCACCCAGGCCCTCGAGGAGCAGAAGAAGACCAAGCTGCTGCTCGGGCAATGCCTTGTGAATCTCAAATTCATCACCGAGAAACAGCTTGTTGACGTGCTCTCTGCACAGCTTGACATCCAGCACGTGGTGCTGGAAAACTTCGCCTTCAACAAGAATCTTGTCAAACTTATTCCCGAAGACATGGCCCGGAAATACAAGGTGATCCCGCTCTTTGAGCGGGACGGCATTCTCACGGTCGCCATGGCCGATCCCACCAACCTTCGCACCGTCGACCACCTCAAGTTCAAAACCGGCAAAGGGATCGACCCGGTCATCTCCGAGGAAAAGAGCATCACCTCCGCCATCGAGAAAAATTACGCCTCGCCGGTTGAACAGATGTCCGAACTCCTCGGCAACGTGCAGGTCGAGGAAATCGACGTGGTCAAGCGCGAGGAGGAGGAGGAGGAAGGAGGCGTAAGCGACGAGGAGGGCAAGCAGATTGTCAAGCTTGTCAACCTCATCATCGGCCAGGCGGTGACCGACAGGGCCTCCGACATCCACATCGAGCCCACCGACAACTATGTGCGGATCCGCTACCGCGTCGACGGCGAGCTAACGGAACGCAATCCCATCCCGCTGGCGCTGCGCGCGCAGATCACGTCGCGCCTCAAGATCATGGCGGGCATGGACATTGCAGAAAAACGGCACCCGCAGGACGGTCACATCGAGATACGGCACCAGGGCCGCGAGATCGACTTGCGCGTGTCGACGTTCCCCGTGATGACGCGGCAGCATGGCGTCAACGAGAAGATCGTGATGCGTATCATCGACCAGGCCGAGAACCAGCTCACGCTTGACATGCTGGGATTCCTGCCGTACATGCTCAAGCAGTTCGACGACCTGGTGATGCTGGCCGACGGCATCATCCTGGTCACCGGCCCCACCGGAAGCGGCAAAAGCTGCACGCTGTACGCCGCGCTCTCACGTGTCAATGCGCACTTCGAAAACACCAAAAACATCATCACGATGGAAGACCCGGTCGAATTCGTGCTCGAGGGCATCAGCCAGGGCCAGATCAATGCCAAGGCGGGGTTCGATTACGGCGACGGCCTGCGCGCCATCCTGCGGCAGGACCCGGACATCGTGATGATCGGCGAGATGCGCGATCTGCCCACCGCCGAAATGGCGATCAAGTCGGCGCTCACGGGCCACATGGTCTATTCAACGCTGCACACCAACGATTCCGCGTCCGCGTTCACCCGGCTTCTCGACATGGGCATAGAGCCGTTCCTCATCGCCTCAACGGTCCGCGGCGTGCTCGCCCAGCGCCTCGTACGGCGAATATGCTCCAAATGCAAGGAGCGCGTGGAACCCGAGGCCAAGCTCCTCGAGGAGCTCCATCTCAAGCCCGACACTCCTATTTACAAAGGGAAAGGCTGCCGCGTGTGCAACAATACGGGCTACAAAGGCCGCACCGGCATTTTCGAGCTGCTCGTCCCCGATTCGACGGTAAAAAAAATGATACTCGAGCGCCACTCGTCCGACGAGATAAAAGACTACTGCGTGTCCACGGGTCATTTCGACACCCTGCGGCGGGACGGGTTGCGCAAGGTCGCCGACGGGGTCACCACCATCGAACAGGTGCTGGGAGCGTCCAGCGGTGACTAATCCTTTTTCCCGCCCTGGGGTCCTGGAACAAATCACGCTCAATCCGGTGCAGAAAGAAGCGGTGCTGTACGAGGGAGGGCCGCAACTCGTGTTTGCCGGCGCCGGAACCGGCAAGACAAGGGTGCTCACCGCCAAGATAGCGTGGCTCATCCAGCAAAAGGCAATGCCGCCCAACCGCATTTTCGCCGCGACGTTCACCAACAAAGCGGCCCGCGAAATGCAGCGCCGCGTCGAGGAACTCACAGGGCTGCCGTGTTCGGGCCTGTGGATCGGCACTTTTCATTCGATGTGCGCCCGCATCCTGCGAAGGGAGGCGGACAAGATTGGGTTCCCTTCATCCTTCTCCATCTTTGATGCCGACGACCAGCTTTCCTGCATCAAAAAGGTCGCCAAGGAACTCGCGCTTGACGAACGCACCATGCCGCCGCGCCTGTTGTTGTCGGCCATTTCGCGCCACAAGAATGCCTGTGTTCCGCCGGCCGAACTCGCCGGCAAGGCCGCGAGTTATTTCGATTCGGAGCTCATTCGCGCCTATGCGGCCTATCAGGAAAGCCTGGCAAAACAGCAGGCCATGGACTTCGACGACCTGCTTTCCACGTGCGTGTACCTAATGCGCGGCAACGCCGGCGTCCTCTCCCGCTACCAGTCGCTGTTCAGCTATGTGCTGGTGGACGAGTACCAGGACACGAACCTCGCGCAGTTTTACCTTGTCAAGCTCCTTGCCGCCGCGCACAACAATATCTTCGTGGTGGGCGACGACGACCAGAGCATCTATGCATGGCGCGGAGCGCAGGTGGAAAACATCCTGTCGTTCGACAAGGCTTTTCCCACGACCAAAACGTTCGTGCTCGAGCAGAACTACCGCTCCACCG
This genomic window from Chitinivibrionales bacterium contains:
- a CDS encoding glycosyltransferase family 2 protein; protein product: MLTAALIVLFWLSLFLLVYSYALYPLILSLFAKLFGRPARTDETVFPSVGVVVPVYNEETVVKQKVENLLAMEYPAGRLSVWVGSDCSSDATHDIVKAMADPRVHLWVAERRGGKTEVINKLALRVDADVLMFTDANTMHRPDSLKKMVRWYADPSVGGVGGHIEHVCANRELEEVLYRSFESRQKMLESRLHSTISAFGGFYSVRKQAFSPIHYNAYSNDDVIIPMNVIRRGFRMIFDPAAVSEEETTESIRIEFSRRIRIGAGNFQAFSWLLDFLNPLKGWPWFCYVSHKVTRWFSPFFILGALISGILLALLHGPFFYTVLLFAGLAGLALALVYSFAPIPFIRPLYYFISMNAALLAGFFRFLGGIRSAAWSRTSRGSEK
- a CDS encoding flavin reductase family protein — protein: MEKMDYMQAAQKVMEQIRSKGGAFLTAQAGDALNTMTIGWASLGFLWGRPMLTVMVRKTRHTFGIIERAKDFTVSVPLSGMAQQLEFCGTKSGRNHKKIEEAGLELVPSVKVHTPVILVPGIQFECKIVYKSAIEPGNLIEEYAHLYPEKDFHTMYFGEIKECYSTKDEKQK
- the fusA gene encoding elongation factor G produces the protein MASGISSMRNIGISAHIDSGKTTLTERILYYCNKIHAIHEVKGKDGVGATMDSMELERERGITIASAATNVDWREHSINIIDTPGHVDFTIEVERALRVLDGAVLVLCSVGGVQSQSITVDRQLKRYKVPRVAFINKCDRAGANPYRVKEHLCEKLGHNAVLMQIPIGLEDRFEGVVDLVTMKALYFDGEHGETVREADIPADLANEVAARREEMIDAVSMYCDDLAEAFLEGRETPDQIRAAVRKGTLSLDLTPVFVGTAYKNKGVQPLLDAVVDYLPSPSDRQYSALDLDNNEAEAPLTAQDDKPTVALAFKLEDGHYGQLTYIRIYQGSLKKGDELTNSRSGKSFKVGRLVRMHASDMEDISFAPCGDIVALFGIDCASGDTFSQGNLNYSLTSMYVPNPVISLAIKPKDKKSADNMSKALNRFCKEDPTFRSFVDPESKETIIRGMGELHLDIYIERMKREYSVELVTGMPQVAYRETITKRVEFDYTHKKQTGGSGQFGRVAGIMEPLQEKDYEFVDEITGGVIPREFIPSCDKGFKACLAKGSVIGFPIVGVKITINDGQSHPVDSSDMAFQLAAIGAFRQAYDKARPEILEPIMKVSIEGPSEFQGNALGSINQRRGIIVSTSEDNNFSRVDAEVPLAEMFGYSTVLRSITQGKANFTMEFARYGKVPAAKCEELMEQYKEQAKKRA
- a CDS encoding PIN domain-containing protein codes for the protein MADKTFVLDTSALLAFVQNEPGAGRVDQILKSGRKRESNLYVSFVSLAELYYVTSREIGRSAALELIAYVKLLPVTVIESAERLTLQAGSIKASSRLSLADAFIAATAAQVEGVLVHKDPEFEKIGNLVTLEKLPYKTPVRR
- the thiL gene encoding thiamine-phosphate kinase produces the protein MPKPSFPSVEYQLLNSLKTSLNFTKSPRYPIPIGDDAAILVCGKNEKLILTADTFVENVHFNLAFMALEQVGYKAMAINLSDCAAMAATPDSALVQIVFPKNQSVGKTLSGIKRVYKGLNEACRKWDFPIIGGNLSKGPCWMIDITLLGRTENRNRLLLRKGARHGDGLWVTGFPGESGAGLACLKKWGSVKKVPAEYAVLVRKHLRPVPRIKIARELAKERHVHALIDISDGISKDSRTLAYENNLGILLDDEPGCISGPMRRLAGRLKRDWRDWYLNGGEDYELLFAASPAFDPSRLAVTTGVPVSRIGVFSKSFRGVRLRKENNTSARLNLGGWDHLQNA
- a CDS encoding ATPase, T2SS/T4P/T4SS family, whose translation is MMMQRRRKKLGEILIAQGMITNEQLLEALQVHKRTGVSLGTVLVNLGYISDDDLTGVLGAQIQFDQRKRLGELLIDQGLINDEKLTQALEEQKKTKLLLGQCLVNLKFITEKQLVDVLSAQLDIQHVVLENFAFNKNLVKLIPEDMARKYKVIPLFERDGILTVAMADPTNLRTVDHLKFKTGKGIDPVISEEKSITSAIEKNYASPVEQMSELLGNVQVEEIDVVKREEEEEEGGVSDEEGKQIVKLVNLIIGQAVTDRASDIHIEPTDNYVRIRYRVDGELTERNPIPLALRAQITSRLKIMAGMDIAEKRHPQDGHIEIRHQGREIDLRVSTFPVMTRQHGVNEKIVMRIIDQAENQLTLDMLGFLPYMLKQFDDLVMLADGIILVTGPTGSGKSCTLYAALSRVNAHFENTKNIITMEDPVEFVLEGISQGQINAKAGFDYGDGLRAILRQDPDIVMIGEMRDLPTAEMAIKSALTGHMVYSTLHTNDSASAFTRLLDMGIEPFLIASTVRGVLAQRLVRRICSKCKERVEPEAKLLEELHLKPDTPIYKGKGCRVCNNTGYKGRTGIFELLVPDSTVKKMILERHSSDEIKDYCVSTGHFDTLRRDGLRKVADGVTTIEQVLGASSGD